The following nucleotide sequence is from Solidesulfovibrio carbinolicus.
GCGGACGGTCGCCGGGGCGGCGATCCGAAGCGGTCGGAAAAATGGACGAACGTGCTGTCATGGCTGCCGGGTCACTGTTCGCGCGGTGCGCTCACTTTCTTGACCGGATTACTATGGTTTTTTTTCATAGCCCGCAAGTATGTTTTTATGTGACCGACATGGAACCGCCCCTGGCAGGAGCGTTCGGCGCAATAAACAAGCCAGAGGGAAGGGATGTTAGCCCGGCAGACAGGCGACGACGGCGGCCAGGCGCTCCAGCACCACGGGCAAGGCCACGGCGGCGGCCGGGGCGTCGCCGTCACGGGCGGCCAGCTCCAGGGCGTAGGCGGCCTGGCGCAAAGGCTCGGCGAACATGGTGGCGGCCACGCCCTTGAGGGAATGGGCCATGCCGGCCAGATTGGCCAGGTCACCGGCGGCCAGGGCGGCTTCCATGC
It contains:
- a CDS encoding Hpt domain-containing protein, which produces MTAEHPLLDLAKLRERFDNDDELLAEIFAVFASEAPGRRSGMEAALAAGDLANLAGMAHSLKGVAATMFAEPLRQAAYALELAARDGDAPAAAVALPVVLERLAAVVACLPG